One Scyliorhinus torazame isolate Kashiwa2021f chromosome 17, sScyTor2.1, whole genome shotgun sequence genomic window, gcgccaaggacccgggttcgattccagccttgggtgactgcgtggagtttgcacattctcaagtctgtgtgggtgtcctctgggcacttgggtttcctcccacagttcagagatgtgcaggttatgtaaattggccaggctaaattgccccttggggtccAAAAGAcagatggagttacagggatagggcagcgctgtgggcctaggtagggtgttcttttcggagggtcaatgcagactcgatggactgagtggctgccttctgcactatagggattctatgatttaattaATTCCCTATTGGAGCTCTTGGTGACCATCATGGCCTCACATTACActcttccccacaagggggaacattctcACTGTATCAACGCTATTAAAACGGCGACATTGTGGGTTCAATCACTGCATCGTTAAGGTCCTTCATGAAGGAGCCGCCTTCGCCAGCtcatcccttgcctgaggtgtggtgatcctgaggttaagtaaccatagaacaatagaatccctgcagtgcaggggaccattcagcccatagagtctgcactggtcctctgaaagagcacccgacctctacccactcccccgccctatccccgtaaccccacctaacctggacatctctggacactaagggacaatttgtaacatggccaatccatctaacttgcacatctttgtgattgtgggaggaaactgtgggtagcacagtagttagcactgctgcttcacagctccagggacacgggttcaattccggcctcgggtgactgtgtggagtttacactttctcccagtgattgcgtgggtttcctccgggtattccggtttcctcccacagtccaaagatgttcaggtgaggtggattggccatgctaaattgccccttagtgaccaaaggtcaTTTGGctctactgggttacagggatagattgGAGGACGTGggtttaagcagggtgctctttccaagggatggtgcagacttgatgggccgaatggcctccctctgcactgtaaattctatgatctatgaaactggagcacccggaggaaacccacacagacaggggagaaagtgcaaactccatacagtcaccaaggccagaattgaacccgggtccctggtgctgtgaggcagcagtgctaaccactgtgccaccgtgccgccacctaaccaccagtcagctctctgttTCAAAAGGGAgatcagcctgtggtcatctgggactcttgCAACTTTCACTTTTCACATTTCTACCTACTTTAGTGGAATCCAATATCCCCATTTCCTGTGCTCAGTGACCAACAATTTGGTGGATCTACAAGCATCTTAACTAAAGTATTCAATTTTTTCATGATGACTGTACAGAATTTTCCTCATGAGGATTTTATATCAACTAATGGATGGAAATAAAACAAAATTCAAGCCTTGCATTTGGAATATTTTTTCAGATGATCACTCTTACTTCCTGTGTCACAAGGTGAGTGTAATCATTCACAAAGAAACTAGGTTTCTCCACTTACCACTGCTTACTTTTCCAGTCTCAAGTGCTGCTGCAGAAGAACATCTTCATCTAGACATTAGTTTCGCTTTCAAAGATCTCAAATGTAATTTTGTCAATGTGAGGCTTTACCGAGTCACTGGGACAGGAGAACAGGAAGGTGGTGTGATTGAAAAGAAGGGACAGGGACAATGGTGGGGCTGAGAGTTAGAGAAAGTGGAGGCAAACAGTCAATAAAGCAGAAATTTTAGGGAGAAAGGAagtaggcaagggggggggggcggggaagagagagagatgaagagttaAGAGGCAGCACAGAATGGGAAAGGAAATTGAGAAACAACAGAAAGGTtatggagagggcagcacggtggtgcagcggttaacactgttgcctacggcgcggaggacccgggttcgatctcggccccgagtcattgtccgtgtggggtttgcacattttccctgtttctgtgtgggtctcatccctacatcccaaagatgtgcaggttaggtggattggccgcactaaattgtccTTAAATTGGaagagaataattgggtactcttgaaGTTTATGAAAAAAAAAAGGTTATTGATGGGGAAGGTGGATGAAATCAAGAAGTAACTGGAAGAGGGAGGGGCGATTTAGGTAAAGATAATCAGGAGGAAGTTGGAGGACATAAATGGTTATACAGCAAAATCAGGGAGAAGCTGCAGGTGCTGCCACTGGTGGCTGCCTTCTATACCCCAGTATAGAACCACCCGACAGAAAGATGCAGGAGAAACAGCAATATAAAGATGACAGACAGGAGAAAAACCTGTGCATTATTTAAATTAAATAAAACAGACAAGTGAGATACATTGTGGTTGTTAGAGGCTAATCACCTCAGCCCTATGCCATTGCTATGggatagtgccctaggcccaaacatcttctgcTGTTTCATCACaaagtcagaggtggggatgttcactgatgatggcAGTGTTTTGGTCCATTCGCAAAACCATAGATAATAAAGCACTTATTGCTGCTTGCAGCaggacctgggcaacattcaggcttgggctgataaatgacaagtaacattcacaccacacatgtgccaggcaatgactatctccagcaAGTGAGAGGGTAACCCTCCAGCATCACTGAATCTCCTGTCAACAAGGTCTgggagattaccattgaccagaaactgaactggaccagccatataaaaactgcagcaacaagggcaggtcagaggatgggaattctgcagcaatcaACTCATCTCcttactctccaaagcctgtccacaattggggtggcaaggtggcatagtggttaacactgctgcatcacagcgccagggacccgggttcaattccagcctcgggtgtgtagtctgtctgtgtggaatttgcattctccctgtgtctgcatgggtttcctcctggtgttccggtttcagcccacagatgtgcagattaggtggattgcccatgctaaattgcccctttgggtccaaagattaggtggggttacggggatagggcggaggagtgggcctgggtggggtgctccttcaaagggttagtgtagactcgatgggccgagtggcctccttctgcactgtagggattctatgattttacaaggcacaagtcaggagtgtgatggaatattctccactttcctggatgagtgcagctccaacagcattcaagaagctcaacactatctaaGACAAAGCAGTGTACTTGATTGGCATcgtatccaccatcttaaacattcattccttTGACCAatagtgcacagtggcagcaatgtgtacccatctgcaagatgcactgcagcaactcgtagAGGGTCatttgacagcacctcccaaacctacaTCCTCTACCACCTAGGGGAGGAAGCAGGTACataagaacaccaccacctgcaaatttcccTTCAAGCCTCTCACCACCTGGAAATagatcaccatttcttcactgttgctgggtcaaaatcctggaacttcctccccaaccgcactgtaggtgtacctaaccTACAGCACGTGGACTGAAGTGGTttgagatggcagctcaccaccccttCTCAAGGACAGTTGGGGGACAGGCAATGAATGCCAGCCTAACCAGCGAagctcacattccatgaatgaataaaagatagCAACTGGCTGGCCAGTACAAGGCACATTAGATGGTGAATAACTATTGGATGTTAAACCCTGTAGATAGTGATGCAGAACTCAGTGTAGCCACAAATCCAATCACATAAACGCTATTCAAATTTGTACTTTTGCTTACATTAAGTGGGCCGGTAATGAGGAAGCATTTGTTGGGTTGGGTCAAAAATATTAATCTCAAGGGTCTAAGCATTTGACTTAACAAATCAAACTCCACAAACGAATATTGTGCCACTGAAcatagtatccaattattttttccccaactaagggcaatttagcgtggccaatccacctactctgcacatcttttggttgtgggggtgagacccacacagacatgggaagaatgtgcaaactccacacgggacagtgacccggggccaggatcgaacccgggtcctcggcagcgtgaggcagcagtgctaaccatgcaccACCGTAGCACTGAACAAACTTACTCAAGGACAGAAtaagtaaaataataataatctttattgtcacaagtaggcttacattcacattgcaatgaagttactgtgaaaattccctagtcgccacactccggcgccttttcggttacaccgagggagaatttagattgtccaattcacctaacagcacgtctttcgggacttgtaggaggaaactggagcacacagaggaaagggcacccagaggaaatccacgcacacacaaggaaaacgtgcaaactccacactggtgggaatcaaacctgggttgctggcgcggtgaagcaacaggcgAAAAGGAAAGTCCTCCATAGATGCAAACAGTCAGAATCTCTTTCCATCCATGACACaagtaaaatgaaaataaaatatgcCACAAATCACTACAACATGTAGTAGTTAACAGAGCCTTGATCAAGAGGGAGAGCGTGTGCAAACATTTGCAGAAGGAAAAAAGTATGGTAAATAATGAATCTACTGTCACTTGATTGTGATGCAACACGTGAGCAACATGCTCACATTCCTTCCCCTCACTCCACATTTTCCACAAGAGGCAGTGGTTCATGGAAGCTCAAGATGCCATTAGGAAAACCAGGTGATTCTTGTGTTTCATACAACTGAGTGTTTCACTCAGCtacttcagagggcagctaaggatGTGGGATGGGGTATGGACACCTggtttccatccctaaaggagGCAAAAGTTTTACAAAAATCCAATAATAGTAAGTTTTACTTCACTGATGACAGTTTTTTatgtttccatttaaaaaaaagtaatattCTCCatctacagggcagcatggtagcacagtgggttagccctgctgcctcatggtgccgaggtcccaggtttgatcccggctctgggtcactgtccgtgtggagtttgcacattctccccatgcttgcgtttcacccccacaacccaaaaatgtacaggctagttggattggccatgctattgccccttaattggaaaaataaattgggtactctaaatttatatatttttttaaatagtctCCATCTACCATGATGTGATTCAAGTcaatttttaaattcattcatgggatgtgggtatacgTTTGTtacccatacctaattgcccttgagaaggtggtggtgagtcaccttcttgaaccgctgcagcccatgtggtgtaggtacaccctctgtgctattagggagggtgctccaggattttgacccagtgacagtgaaggagcagccataaatttccaagtcaagatggtgagtgacttaaacagcttgcaggtggtgttcccatgcatctgctggccTGGTCATTCTAGATGagggaggttgtgggtttggaaggtgttgccgaaTGACTCTCCacaagttgctgcagtacatcttgtacatgcagctgtcactgtgtgtcggtggtggagggattggctCTTGAAAGTGGTGGATGCGGTGCCAATCCAGCGGACTGCTTTTGGCGAAGTATTGCAAGGCAGACACAGGAGCACTCTTTGATCAATCTTTATTAACATGTGCACATGGAGAGCAACACAGTGAAGTTCACCGTATCACCCCATTTTAGTGCAGTGAAGCAGAAACATTTATAGCTTGATTAACCAACGGAATTAGAGTTGCAGTCTAATCCTTCATTTGCATGTCACACACACCAATAATATCAGAGTTAAAGTTTCATTTTAGgccaatgaaaggacagtaattctAGCCAATAGTAGACAGGGCAACTGACCAATAGAAGAGCAAGGTCTTTCCATCTTCCTTTTACGTAGTCATCTCCCCTCTGCCCTTGGAGGCTACAGTCTCTATCAGAAAAGAGCAATCCTGACAAAGCGACTCCCATGTCCTGTCTCCACAGACTTGCGTCATTCACTAAGAAATAGGATATTATGAATTCCATTCTAACTTATGTCCTTTGCTAAGGAGCAGGATATTATGGATTTCATACTAACTCATGTCCCTTGCTAAGGAACAGTATAACATGGATTCCacactttgtcctggatagtgttgagctttttgagtgtttttggagcagtACTCATCCATCACATGGAGCGTATTCAATCACacccctgacttatgccttgtaaatggtgggcaggctttggggagccagattAGTTACTCGCTGCAAaatccccagcctctgaccagctcttgtagccctagtatttatatggcgagtccaattcagtttctcgtcaatggtaaccccaggatgttgatcatggGGATTCAGAAATaggaatgtcactgaatgtcaagtAGCAATGGTCAGCCAGGGGGTGGCGAATCCGTGGAACTCTTTGcggcagaaggctttggaggccaaatcactgagtgtcattaagacagagatagatatgttcttgattaatatggggatcagggattctgaagagaaggcaggagaatggagaggagaaacatatcagccatgattgaatggtgaagcagattcaatgggccgaatggcctaattctgctcctatgtcttatggtcttatagatttTCCCTTGGagatcattgcttggcacttgtgtgcttCGAATGTTACCTAGCACTGATCAGCCAAAGATTGAACGTGGTTCAGACCTTGTTGCATATGAACACTGACCGTTTCAGtagctgaggagttgcgaatggcgaacattgtgaaatcatcagttAACATCCCCAcggaggacggcacggtggcacagtggttagcactgctgcctcacagcgctaaggacccggtttcgatcccagccctgggtcactgtccgtgtggagtttgcacattctccccgtgtttgcatgggtgtcACCCGCACAacgtaaagatgtgcagggtaggtggattggccacactaaattgccccttaattggaaaaaaaattaattggatactctaaatttaaaaataagtaaacatccccacttctgactttgtgatgggaggaaggtcattgatgaagcagctgaagatagctgggcctcggacactaccctgaggaactcctgcagtgatgtcctggaactgagatgactgacctccaataacaacaatcatcttcctttgtgctaggaatgtctccaaccagcagagagttttccatgtggttcccattgactccacatttgctggggctccttgatgtcgcactcaatcaaatgctgccttgatgtcaacggcagtGACTCTCACCCGacctctgaagttcagctcttttgtccatgtttggaccaaggctgtcgtGAGGTCAGAAGTGGAGTGACCCTGGcgaaatccaaactgagcatcaatgagcaagCTATTGTGAAGTAAATGctgcttaatagcactgttgatgacccccttcCATTTCTTTACaggtgatcaagagtagactgatggggtggtaattggcaggATGggttttgttctgctttttgtgaaCAGGAAATACTTGAGCCATTCTCTGGATTACACAGACCTGTTGAATTACTAGTTCAGCAGCATCACCACTACACTGCCATTCATTCTTTCATGTTCTTTGTGGAACTCTTACATACAGGTTTGTCACCAGAATTGCCTACATAACATGTGGCTGCACTTAAATAGTTCACTGACtaggaagcactttgggacatcctactGGCTTAagaggtgctataaaaatgcaattTTCTCTTTCACGTGGAGGGTTACAGATTACTTTACATTCAAACATGAAATGCTGTTATTATAAATGGTGAATCCTTTACTTCCAGAGAATGTGACAAATCTTCAAATTCTAACAGAGACATGCACTCACCTCAAGTCCTTCAATTGTTTGCAGTGTTTCAGCATTTCACACAAGGCTGGCATGTAAGCAACTTTCCCCAACAGACCAAGGTTTGCCAGAGACAATGTCTGTAGCTGTTGACACTTCAGTCCGATGCCAATCAGCCCCGACCCAGTAAGGATGCCAGGAAGCTGGGCCAAGGTCAGACTGCGTAGGCGATGCAACTGTCCAATGAGGGCCAGCTCTTCATCTCGGATTCGCTGTGCTCGGTCGCAAGGTGGCTGCAGGTTCCTAATGGCGGGCTCATTTCGAGGCACATTAGAGGTAAAACTGGACCCTATCAGCTCTAGCTCTTCCAAAATGGGAACATTCTCCAGTAAAGTCCCAAACACCGTTGCTGGCAAATTCGCCGACAGCTGTTCCTGAATATTCTTTGGGTAGGTCGGAACTCCAATTCGAACCTTCTTTCCCAGGCCCCGGCGCACAGATTGCGCCCCCAACGTTGGCACTGTGTGGTTAGGCAGTTTGTCGGCATTTTTGGCACTTTGCGCAATGCAACACACAGGGAGTGATAATGACCGCAGTCGTTTCAATCTCGCCAGCAGCAGGCACAAGTGCTTTCCGGCCCCCTCAGggctgtggtggtgagctgcagacAGATTGAGGTGCCTCAGGTTAGGGCAACAGTTCACCAGTGCCTCCACCACATCAAAATCAATGTCATCTTTGGCCTTGCGAAAGACAGAGCAATCCGATAGCAGGCAGTGGACGCAGCCGCTGAGGTTCAAGCTAACCAACGACTGGACATTTCTGCCGCCGTTAATTATTTGGTGGCTCAActggcagccagacaggatgcagtGGCTAAAGTTCAAATACACAGGATTGCTCAACGTAATGGTGTGCAGAAGTGAGGAGTGTAGGAGCGAGGATCCATTCAACCAGGAACGAGGGAGCTGCAATGCCTCCAAGCTAAAGTTTTTGGTCATACAGTCTAGGAAGTTCCGCGTGGAGCATCCAGTGTCAACAAAAACCCCCGGGACAGATAGGAGAAAGGCACGCAGGTTCTCAGGAGTCCGGATGCTCAGAACAGACAGGTAAAACCTCCCAACTTCCTGGTTAACGTAGCCTGGTGACAACCTCGCATAGAACACCTTGAGGTTTTGATAGTGTGGAATATTGCTTTGCCCAACCATCAGCTGGCCCGAGAGCATTTCACCCTCTCGAGTCCGATCAGGGATTTCGAAATAAAGCAGCAGCCGCTCCAGGTTGGTGCAGCAAGGAACAATGCCATAGGAAGGGGTGAATAAAGTCTGCTTGAGTTCAGTTACTTTGCCAAGTGTTGCCTTACATTCACTGCTCAGTTGGCCAACATCAAATCCTTGGCTAACGTCTAAAGCGAGAGAGCGCAAGTTACAGAGTACAGACAGCATCCTGGAGAGACGCAGTGATGTCATGCGGCATCCTGTCAGGTCAAGCTTCAGGATGTTTTTACACTTTGCCACTTGATCGATAGTGGAGCCAGACAACCAGTAGCAGCCACTCAG contains:
- the fbxl18 gene encoding F-box/LRR-repeat protein 18: MESGEEPEQQPEQQHQDQDQDQSQSQSLNLTEFSDEILLTILSFVPSCDLLLNVRKVSRKLAALSVDKSLVSSVTLHKEYQESDAKVTSLLKEIASDIQRLKLSGCYWLSGSTIDQVAKCKNILKLDLTGCRMTSLRLSRMLSVLCNLRSLALDVSQGFDVGQLSSECKATLGKVTELKQTLFTPSYGIVPCCTNLERLLLYFEIPDRTREGEMLSGQLMVGQSNIPHYQNLKVFYARLSPGYVNQEVGRFYLSVLSIRTPENLRAFLLSVPGVFVDTGCSTRNFLDCMTKNFSLEALQLPRSWLNGSSLLHSSLLHTITLSNPVYLNFSHCILSGCQLSHQIINGGRNVQSLVSLNLSGCVHCLLSDCSVFRKAKDDIDFDVVEALVNCCPNLRHLNLSAAHHHSPEGAGKHLCLLLARLKRLRSLSLPVCCIAQSAKNADKLPNHTVPTLGAQSVRRGLGKKVRIGVPTYPKNIQEQLSANLPATVFGTLLENVPILEELELIGSSFTSNVPRNEPAIRNLQPPCDRAQRIRDEELALIGQLHRLRSLTLAQLPGILTGSGLIGIGLKCQQLQTLSLANLGLLGKVAYMPALCEMLKHCKQLKDLRLEQPYLSASAQFFQALGHCSSLERFCIVSRHGTFQHDAVILFMTKCPDVVMCHMFTGETLVACKNLQQALIQGFQVDRPALNVAIFPLLHEGLADVIRDVPMMHLDEITLFKSRVAEDPLHLWW